A region from the Sandaracinus amylolyticus genome encodes:
- a CDS encoding dipeptidase, which translates to MSAVVARASGRDASDVARAAGVPREAVELAWSCEVIDLHLESFIPPRLWGYDLLARNRLGPLGGRFFGHLDVPRALEGGLTGAMWSIATNIARGAGARPALLEANLAALQSTLERSGSIAVVRTPSEYRAARAHGKHAALLAVQGGNALEGAEDRVGAIAGGAITRVTLVHLSNSIYGDTSSPLRLRGDRGLTDAGREMVKRLNDARVLVDLAHVSPKGFWDAVEVHDRAQPLIVTHTGASAVHAMWRNVDDDQIRAVADTGGVVAVIFHHAFLGRGVRDGRRVIDHLEAVIRAGGEEAAALGSDYDGAIIPPPDLRDGAHAYYRLVAYMLERGWTQDRIRRVLGENFLRSWSRLRA; encoded by the coding sequence ATGAGCGCGGTGGTGGCGCGCGCGAGCGGTCGCGATGCGAGCGACGTGGCGCGCGCCGCGGGGGTTCCGCGCGAAGCGGTCGAGCTCGCGTGGTCGTGCGAGGTGATCGATCTGCACCTCGAGTCGTTCATCCCGCCGCGCCTCTGGGGCTACGACCTGCTCGCGCGCAATCGGCTCGGGCCGCTCGGCGGGCGCTTCTTCGGGCACCTCGACGTGCCGCGCGCGCTCGAGGGCGGGCTCACCGGCGCGATGTGGTCGATCGCGACGAACATCGCGCGCGGCGCGGGAGCGCGTCCCGCGCTGCTCGAGGCGAACCTGGCCGCGCTGCAGAGCACGCTCGAGCGCAGCGGATCGATCGCGGTGGTGCGCACGCCGAGCGAGTACCGCGCGGCGCGCGCGCACGGGAAGCACGCGGCGCTGCTCGCGGTGCAGGGCGGCAATGCGCTCGAGGGCGCCGAGGATCGCGTCGGCGCGATCGCGGGCGGCGCCATCACCCGCGTGACGCTCGTGCACCTCTCGAACTCGATCTACGGCGACACGTCGAGCCCGCTGCGCCTGCGCGGCGATCGCGGCCTGACCGACGCGGGCCGCGAGATGGTGAAGCGCCTGAACGACGCGCGTGTGCTCGTCGATCTCGCGCACGTCAGCCCGAAGGGCTTCTGGGACGCGGTCGAGGTCCACGATCGCGCGCAGCCGCTGATCGTCACGCACACCGGCGCGAGCGCCGTGCACGCGATGTGGCGCAACGTCGACGACGATCAGATCCGCGCGGTCGCCGACACCGGCGGCGTCGTCGCGGTCATCTTCCACCACGCGTTCCTCGGTCGCGGCGTGCGCGACGGGCGCCGCGTGATCGATCACCTCGAGGCCGTGATCCGGGCCGGCGGAGAAGAAGCGGCCGCGCTCGGCAGCGACTACGACGGCGCGATCATCCCGCCGCCCGATCTCCGCGACGGGGCGCACGCGTACTACCGCCTCGTCGCGTACATGCTCGAGCGCGGCTGGACGCAGGACCGCATCCGCCGCGTGCTCGGCGAGAACTTCCTCCGAAGCTGGTCGCGCCTGCGCGCATGA
- a CDS encoding CsbD family protein — translation MANNQTNRGEGSAKELGGKIKKNVGALTGNERMEAEGHAKELEGKTQKEAAKAAERTKGKGEELIGKAKNRIGQVIDDEQMAAEGKAKELKGNARQNMNKPS, via the coding sequence ATGGCGAACAACCAGACCAACCGCGGCGAGGGTTCCGCCAAGGAGCTCGGCGGCAAGATCAAGAAGAACGTCGGCGCGCTGACCGGCAACGAGCGGATGGAAGCCGAGGGCCACGCCAAGGAGCTCGAGGGCAAGACGCAGAAGGAGGCCGCCAAGGCCGCCGAGCGCACCAAGGGCAAGGGCGAAGAGCTGATCGGCAAGGCCAAGAACCGCATCGGCCAGGTGATCGACGACGAGCAGATGGCCGCCGAGGGCAAGGCGAAGGAGCTCAAGGGCAACGCTCGCCAGAACATGAACAAGCCGAGCTGA